A region from the Chanodichthys erythropterus isolate Z2021 chromosome 5, ASM2448905v1, whole genome shotgun sequence genome encodes:
- the gfral gene encoding GDNF family receptor alpha-like yields MKAMKAAFLIASHLLYQLVCIDTSRTPDCTSHMDACVSPRICRSEQAVLRDICNYKDGSCHPTDAKVCNATLQMMLSRSPALGKCVCSWPDPCGNLQQLFSQCQHRLAKKNKQLEAEWKASVHHTSKSCLEETVACLGEEACNRRMVPFVQECHGYQCNPSQCSQAMRQFYSALPHNVAERLVFCDCDGEDHECQEMKASLHSGSCVSDQSQTPWTCLEALDSCSEDALCRQLFNRYLSKCFVAEDSAYDLTSDWLNLLNPDTFLGEDLQCSVAFVETMGSVLHHPCTCDGLHHHDQYKCNELKQIFQDKSLFKLSRTKGNFRHGESHESNIGRQPTNTPSADLKWLGGETVQQGQSDDSSNGQQQTNESRVKQQWLSDQLLYLLIYISALMVVVLFIVSLVLLRLRRIHQAADKPTFEAHQSKSLMLSSVII; encoded by the exons ATGAAGGCCATGAAAGCTGCTTTCCTCATTG CGTCTCATCTGCTGTACCAGCTAGTTTGCATTGACACATCAAGAACTCCAGACTGCACTTCACACATGGATGCTTGCGTTTCTCCACGCATCTGCAGAAGTGAACAGGCTGTCCTCAGAGATATCTGTAATTATAAAG ATGGAAGCTGCCACCCGACTGACGCAAAGGTCTGTAACGCCACACTTCAGATGATGCTAAGCCGCTCACCTGCGTTGggaaagtgtgtgtgttcttggCCGGATCCATGCGGCAATCTACAACAGCTGTTCTCTCAGTGCCAGCATCGCTTGG ctaaaaaaaacaagcaactTGAGGCAGAATGGAAAGCCAGTG TACACCACACAAGCAAATCCTGTCTTGAAGAGACAGTGGCTTGTCTTGGGGAAGAGGCTTGTAACAGACGGATGGTGCCATTTGTCCAGGAGTGCCACGGATACCAATGCAACCCCAGCCAGTGCAGTCAGGCAATGAGGCAGTTCTACTCGGCTCTTCCTCACAACGTGGCTGAGAGACTGGTGTTCTGTGACTGTGATGGAGAAGACCACGAATGCCAAGAGATGAAGGCTTCTTTACACTCTGGATCCTGTGTGAGCGACCAGTCGCAGACACCCTGGACCTGCCTGGAGGCGCTGGACAGCTGCTCTGAGGATGCATTGTGCAG GCAGTTATTTAACAGGTACCTATCCAAATGTTTCGTGGCAGAGGACTCTGCATATGATTTGACGAGTGACTGGCTAAATCTTCTAAACCCTGACACATTTCTTGGGGAAGACCTCCAATGCAGCGTGGCTTTTGTGGAAACTATGGGTTCAGTACTTCATCACCCCTGTACTTGTGATGGATTACATCATCATGACCAATATAAGTGCAATGAGCTGAAACAGATTTTCCAAGACAAGTCCCTCTTCA AGCTCTCAAGAACCAAAGGAAATTTCCGACATGGAGAATCCCATGAATCAAACATTGGGCGACAACCAACCAATACACCAAGTGCTGATCTGAAGTGGTTAGGTGGTGAAACTGTCCAACAGGGACAATCCGATGATTCAAGCAATGGGCAACAACAAACCAATGAATCAAGGGTTAAGCAGCAGTGGCTGAGTG ATCAACTGTTGTACCTActgatctatatctctgcattaaTGGTGGTGGTTTTGTTCATTGTCAGCCTTGTTTTGCTCAGACTGAG GAGAATACACCAAGCTGCTGATAAACCAACTTTTGAGGCCCATCAGTCAAAATCTCTAATGTTGTCTTCTGTTATTATTTGA